In Rhodospirillaceae bacterium, the following proteins share a genomic window:
- a CDS encoding fructose-bisphosphate aldolase class II codes for MALVSMRQLLDHAAENGYGLPAFNVNNMEQVKAIMEAADATSSPVILQGSAGARKYAGEPFLRHLILAAIEAYPHIPVCMHQDHGTSPAVCQRSIQSGFSSVMMDGSLEADGKTPSSFEYNVETTRTVVEMAHACGVSVEGELGCLGSLETGEGEAEDGVGAEGKLEMDQLLTDPDEAAEFVSKTHVDALAIAIGTSHGAYKFTRPPTGDILAIDRVKEIHARIPNTHLVMHGSSAVPQDWLKTINEFGGEMGETYGVPVEEVVEGIKHGVRKVNIDTDLRMASTGSIRRHLDGNKSNFDPRKFLAEATKGMTEICKARYEAFGTAGNAEKINAQSLEVMFARYESGELDPKVN; via the coding sequence ATGGCTCTCGTATCAATGCGTCAGCTTCTCGATCACGCAGCGGAAAACGGCTACGGCCTGCCTGCGTTTAACGTCAATAACATGGAACAGGTCAAGGCGATCATGGAGGCTGCCGACGCAACCAGCAGTCCGGTCATCCTGCAGGGTTCCGCCGGTGCCCGTAAATACGCCGGTGAACCTTTCCTGCGTCACCTGATCCTGGCCGCCATCGAAGCCTATCCCCACATCCCGGTTTGTATGCACCAGGATCACGGTACCAGCCCGGCAGTTTGCCAGCGTTCCATTCAGTCGGGCTTTTCATCGGTGATGATGGATGGCTCACTGGAAGCCGATGGCAAGACCCCTTCGTCTTTTGAATATAATGTGGAAACCACCCGCACCGTTGTCGAAATGGCGCACGCTTGCGGCGTTTCGGTTGAAGGTGAACTGGGTTGCTTAGGCAGTCTTGAGACCGGTGAAGGTGAAGCCGAAGACGGTGTCGGTGCCGAAGGCAAGCTAGAGATGGATCAACTTTTGACCGATCCGGATGAAGCCGCGGAATTTGTTTCCAAAACCCATGTTGATGCCCTGGCCATCGCCATTGGCACCAGCCACGGCGCCTACAAGTTCACCCGCCCGCCGACCGGCGACATTCTCGCCATCGACCGGGTCAAGGAAATCCATGCCCGTATCCCCAACACCCATCTGGTCATGCACGGTTCAAGCGCCGTGCCGCAGGACTGGTTGAAAACCATCAACGAATTTGGTGGTGAAATGGGCGAAACATACGGCGTTCCCGTTGAGGAAGTCGTCGAAGGAATCAAACACGGCGTTCGTAAGGTCAATATCGATACGGATCTGCGCATGGCCTCCACCGGTTCCATCCGCCGTCATTTAGATGGCAACAAATCGAATTTCGATCCCCGCAAGTTCCTGGCCGAAGCCACCAAAGGCATGACCGAAATTTGCAAGGCTCGTTACGAAGCTTTTGGCACTGCTGGCAATGCAGAGAAGATCAATGCCCAGTCGCTGGAAGTTATGTTTGCACGTTATGAATCTGGTGAGCTTGACCCGAAGGTCAACTAA
- a CDS encoding ribulose-bisphosphate carboxylase gives MDQSGRYADLSLNEDDLIKEGKHILVAYIMKQKSGYGYLEAAAHFAAESSTGTNVEVSTTDDFTKGVDALVYEIDEAKEIMKIAYPVDLFDRNIIDGRMMIVSFLTLVIGNNQGMGDIEYAKIHDFWVPPRVIQLFDGPSKDISDMWRVLGRPVENGGYIAGTIIKPKLGLRPKPFAEAAYQFWLGGDFIKNDEPQGNQVFAPMKEVMPLVYDSMKRAMDETGEAKLFSANITADDHHEMIARGEFVLETFGPDADKVAFLVDGYVGGPGMVTTARRNFAGQYLHYHRAGHGAVTSPSAMRGYTAFVLAKMSRLQGASGIHVGTMGYGKMEGEQDDRIIAYMIERDSADGPFYHQEWDGMKPTTPIISGGMNALRLPGFFENLGHGNVINTSGGGSYGHIDSPAAGAVSLRQAYECWMAGADPIEWAKEHQEFARAFESFPGDADQIFPGWRDKLGVHK, from the coding sequence ATGGATCAATCAGGACGTTACGCAGATCTTAGTCTCAATGAAGACGATCTGATCAAGGAAGGTAAGCACATTTTGGTTGCTTACATTATGAAACAGAAATCGGGCTATGGTTATTTGGAAGCCGCCGCCCACTTCGCCGCTGAAAGTTCGACGGGCACCAATGTCGAAGTCTCGACAACCGACGATTTCACCAAGGGCGTCGATGCGCTGGTTTACGAAATCGACGAAGCCAAGGAGATCATGAAGATCGCCTATCCGGTCGACCTGTTCGATCGCAACATCATTGACGGGCGGATGATGATCGTGTCTTTCCTGACCCTGGTCATCGGTAACAACCAAGGCATGGGCGATATCGAATACGCCAAAATTCATGATTTCTGGGTGCCGCCGCGTGTGATTCAGTTGTTCGACGGCCCGTCCAAGGATATTTCCGACATGTGGCGGGTTCTTGGCCGCCCGGTGGAAAACGGTGGCTATATCGCTGGCACCATCATCAAGCCGAAACTGGGCCTGCGCCCCAAGCCTTTTGCCGAAGCTGCTTATCAGTTCTGGCTCGGCGGTGACTTCATCAAGAATGACGAACCGCAGGGCAATCAGGTGTTTGCCCCAATGAAGGAAGTCATGCCGTTGGTCTATGACTCAATGAAGCGGGCTATGGACGAAACCGGCGAGGCCAAACTGTTCTCTGCCAACATCACCGCGGACGATCATCACGAAATGATCGCCCGTGGCGAATTTGTCCTGGAAACCTTTGGTCCCGATGCAGACAAGGTAGCCTTCCTTGTCGATGGTTACGTCGGCGGACCGGGCATGGTGACAACGGCGCGGCGTAATTTCGCCGGTCAGTACCTGCACTATCACCGTGCCGGTCACGGCGCCGTCACGTCGCCCTCGGCGATGCGCGGCTACACCGCCTTCGTGCTGGCCAAAATGTCACGCCTGCAAGGTGCTTCGGGTATTCACGTCGGCACCATGGGCTACGGCAAGATGGAAGGCGAACAGGACGACCGCATCATCGCCTATATGATTGAACGCGACAGCGCCGACGGCCCGTTCTATCACCAGGAATGGGATGGCATGAAACCGACGACACCGATCATTTCCGGTGGCATGAACGCCCTGCGTCTGCCCGGTTTCTTCGAGAATCTGGGTCACGGCAATGTCATCAACACCTCTGGTGGTGGTTCTTACGGTCACATCGACAGCCCGGCTGCGGGTGCCGTGTCTCTGCGTCAGGCTTACGAATGCTGGATGGCTGGCGCCGATCCTATCGAATGGGCGAAGGAGCATCAGGAATTTGCCCGCGCTTTTGAAAGCTTCCCCGGGGATGCCGATCAAATCTTCCCCGGTTGGCGGGACAAACTGGGCGTCCACAAGTAA
- a CDS encoding CbbQ/NirQ/NorQ/GpvN family protein, with the protein MSKQTNPIDQYIISDEPFYQSIGDEVGLYQAAYAERLPVMIKGPTGSGKSRFIEYMAWKLERPLITVACNEDMTASDLVGRYLLDADGTRWLDGPLTVAARHGAICYLDEVVEARQDTTVVIHPLTDHRRELPLDKKGELIKAHKDFQLVISYNPGYQSLMKDLKQSTKQRFSALSFEYASPDLEAHIIATETGCDEVLAAKLVQVGAAARNLKGHGLDEGISTRLLVYAARLIAQDINPVAACRMALVEPITDDVDIRSTLNHAIDAVFT; encoded by the coding sequence ATGAGCAAACAAACAAACCCAATTGATCAATACATCATTTCCGATGAGCCCTTTTATCAATCCATCGGTGATGAGGTTGGTCTTTATCAGGCGGCATACGCAGAACGGCTGCCGGTGATGATCAAAGGACCGACGGGAAGTGGCAAGTCGCGCTTCATCGAATACATGGCGTGGAAACTGGAAAGGCCCTTGATCACTGTTGCCTGTAATGAAGATATGACGGCCTCTGACCTGGTCGGTCGTTATCTGCTCGATGCCGATGGCACCCGCTGGCTCGACGGGCCGCTGACGGTGGCGGCGCGTCATGGTGCGATTTGTTATCTTGATGAAGTGGTCGAGGCGCGTCAGGACACCACAGTTGTCATTCATCCGTTGACCGATCACCGCCGCGAACTGCCTCTGGACAAGAAGGGTGAGTTAATCAAGGCCCATAAAGATTTTCAATTGGTGATCTCCTATAACCCCGGCTATCAGAGCCTGATGAAAGACCTGAAGCAATCGACCAAACAACGTTTTTCCGCGCTGTCTTTTGAATACGCCTCGCCGGATCTAGAAGCGCATATCATTGCCACCGAAACCGGCTGTGATGAGGTCCTCGCAGCCAAGCTGGTTCAGGTCGGCGCTGCCGCAAGAAACCTGAAAGGCCATGGCCTGGACGAGGGTATCTCGACCCGTTTGCTGGTCTATGCGGCGCGTCTTATCGCACAAGACATTAATCCTGTCGCAGCTTGTCGTATGGCGCTGGTTGAACCGATTACGGATGATGTGGATATTCGTTCAACCCTGAACCACGCCATCGACGCCGTCTTTACTTAA
- a CDS encoding VWA domain-containing protein, with protein sequence MRISEDALAEYRDQLSCSFSELDDVFAACMENACVKLSDRGVKDYLSGGSLIGGIGRGVEPVLVYLEEMPEVAAKLGEGVLSLVSETVWTISRTPNGQAIPPFLNTIAEAARRLGSLEHLCRYIDIILDMMDRSTGSIHGHHDTIPSPALPTLLNQIPYLLGQLSLIGLNNWIDYGVRAYANHPERQQDYFSLQSADSRAILQRERHGTLFTDHERNLDLYMKALWDEKTYFIPYSTGFDELRKPRPYFDELGIRVPDVYDAINDVNGIDRYRALLAHIAAHHRWSEAIFADNFSPFQRYAVEVLEDCRVEALAMQEFPGLRHLFKALHPRPIEGDCDPDRESCIRHRMAMLSYATLDPDHGYDNEDICDFVQRFHEMLKTGEGSTQETSMLAVKFVARTRLQSDQSADMYFTDTDVDYRDDNRHMWKFFELGDEEEMFDEHDNDPTEEAEEEQGLPPRHYPEWDYATKTYRPDWVSLYESLHPAGDSNVIDGLLEKHASLAKRLKQMLDLLKPQQYVRVRYQEEGSELDLDVAIRSLIDFKSGATPDPRINMSHRHDGRDIAVMLLLDLSESVAQVPEGCSQSILELAQEAVALLGWAIENLGDSFAIAGFSSNTRHQVRYQHIKGFSESWNNDVKGRLAAMEAGYSTRMGAALRHGAHYLGTRQADKKLLLVLTDGEPSDIDVDDDRQLIEDAHKAVQELDQQGIYTYCINLDPQADSYVQDVFGQRYTVIDRVERLPEKLPQLFMSLTK encoded by the coding sequence ATGCGTATCAGCGAAGACGCACTCGCAGAATACCGGGATCAACTATCTTGCAGTTTTAGCGAGCTTGATGACGTCTTTGCCGCCTGCATGGAAAACGCCTGCGTTAAACTTAGCGATCGCGGTGTTAAAGATTATCTTTCCGGCGGTTCGTTGATCGGCGGTATCGGGCGCGGGGTCGAACCCGTCCTGGTGTATCTGGAAGAAATGCCCGAAGTGGCGGCGAAGTTGGGGGAGGGGGTGTTGTCGCTGGTTTCAGAGACTGTCTGGACGATTTCCCGAACACCTAACGGTCAGGCGATTCCGCCGTTTCTCAATACCATTGCCGAAGCAGCCCGTAGGCTAGGCTCGCTTGAGCATTTGTGCCGTTACATCGATATCATTCTCGACATGATGGACCGTTCGACCGGATCCATACACGGCCATCACGACACCATTCCCAGCCCGGCCTTACCGACTTTGTTAAACCAGATACCGTATTTGCTGGGCCAGTTATCGCTGATCGGATTGAACAACTGGATCGATTACGGTGTCCGCGCTTACGCAAATCATCCCGAACGCCAGCAGGACTATTTTTCCCTGCAATCGGCTGATAGCCGCGCCATTTTGCAGCGCGAACGTCACGGCACCTTGTTTACCGATCACGAACGCAATCTTGATTTATACATGAAGGCGTTGTGGGACGAGAAAACCTACTTCATTCCGTACTCCACCGGCTTCGACGAATTGCGCAAGCCGCGGCCCTATTTTGATGAACTGGGTATTCGGGTGCCGGATGTTTATGACGCAATCAACGATGTAAACGGTATTGACCGGTACCGGGCCTTGCTTGCCCATATCGCCGCACACCACCGTTGGTCCGAGGCGATCTTTGCCGACAACTTCAGCCCGTTTCAACGCTACGCGGTCGAGGTGCTTGAGGACTGTCGTGTTGAGGCGCTGGCAATGCAGGAATTCCCGGGCTTAAGGCATCTGTTCAAGGCCCTGCATCCCAGGCCCATTGAGGGCGACTGTGACCCAGACCGGGAGTCCTGCATTCGTCATCGTATGGCCATGCTGTCATACGCCACCCTCGACCCTGATCATGGCTACGACAATGAGGACATTTGCGATTTCGTTCAGCGCTTTCACGAGATGCTGAAAACGGGCGAGGGATCGACCCAGGAAACATCAATGCTGGCGGTCAAGTTTGTCGCCCGCACGCGATTGCAATCCGATCAGTCCGCCGACATGTATTTTACGGATACGGATGTCGATTACCGTGATGATAACCGGCACATGTGGAAATTCTTCGAGCTTGGCGACGAAGAGGAAATGTTCGACGAGCATGATAACGACCCTACGGAAGAGGCCGAAGAAGAACAGGGCCTGCCGCCGCGCCATTATCCGGAATGGGATTACGCGACAAAAACCTACAGGCCCGATTGGGTCAGTCTGTATGAAAGTCTGCATCCAGCGGGCGATAGCAATGTGATAGACGGGCTGCTTGAAAAGCACGCCTCGCTTGCCAAGCGCCTAAAGCAAATGCTCGACCTTCTGAAGCCACAACAATACGTGCGCGTTCGCTATCAGGAAGAGGGCAGTGAGCTTGATCTTGACGTCGCCATTCGTTCCCTGATTGATTTCAAATCCGGGGCGACGCCTGACCCGCGTATCAACATGAGCCATCGCCATGATGGTCGCGATATCGCCGTCATGTTGTTGCTCGATCTTTCAGAGTCGGTCGCCCAAGTTCCTGAAGGATGCAGCCAGAGCATCCTGGAGCTCGCCCAAGAAGCCGTCGCTTTGCTGGGTTGGGCAATTGAGAACCTGGGTGACAGTTTCGCCATCGCCGGTTTTTCATCCAATACCCGCCACCAGGTGCGCTACCAGCACATCAAGGGCTTTAGCGAAAGCTGGAACAACGACGTCAAAGGCCGTCTGGCCGCCATGGAAGCAGGATACTCCACCCGCATGGGGGCGGCTTTACGTCACGGCGCGCACTATCTGGGCACCCGGCAGGCTGACAAGAAGTTGTTGCTGGTCCTGACCGATGGCGAGCCTTCCGATATCGATGTCGACGATGATCGTCAGCTCATTGAAGATGCCCATAAAGCGGTGCAGGAACTTGATCAGCAAGGCATCTACACCTACTGCATCAATCTTGACCCACAAGCCGACTCTTACGTTCAGGATGTCTTTGGCCAACGTTACACCGTTATTGACCGGGTCGAACGGCTGCCTGAAAAACTGCCGCAACTGTTCATGTCTTTAACCAAATAG
- a CDS encoding ribulose-phosphate 3-epimerase: MTVKIAPSILSADFARLGEEVKAIDEAGCDYIHIDVMDGHFVPNLTFGPPVIKCIRSWTDKPFDVHLMIDPAQVYLEEYAAAGADIITVHAEADKHLDRSLQVIKGLGKKCGVSLNPSTPESVLEYVIDQLDMVLVMSVNPGFGGQSFLSSQLDKISRIKAMIGERPIDLMVDGGVNSDTIKSVVDAGANAVVAGSAVFKGDDYKATINALHDAL; this comes from the coding sequence ATGACCGTCAAAATCGCCCCCAGTATCCTTTCCGCCGATTTCGCCCGCTTAGGGGAGGAAGTCAAAGCCATCGATGAAGCCGGTTGCGACTACATCCACATTGACGTCATGGACGGCCACTTCGTACCGAACCTGACGTTCGGTCCGCCGGTCATCAAATGCATTCGTTCTTGGACCGACAAGCCTTTCGATGTTCACCTGATGATTGACCCTGCACAGGTCTATCTTGAAGAATATGCCGCCGCCGGCGCCGATATCATCACTGTCCATGCAGAGGCCGACAAGCACCTGGACCGCAGTTTGCAGGTGATCAAGGGGCTGGGTAAAAAGTGCGGTGTTTCTCTTAACCCATCGACCCCTGAATCCGTCCTCGAATATGTTATCGACCAACTTGATATGGTTTTGGTGATGTCCGTTAATCCCGGCTTCGGTGGCCAGAGTTTTCTTTCGTCCCAGCTCGACAAAATCAGCAGGATTAAAGCGATGATTGGTGAGCGGCCCATAGACCTGATGGTCGATGGCGGTGTCAATTCCGACACCATCAAGTCCGTCGTTGACGCTGGCGCCAACGCCGTCGTGGCCGGTAGCGCTGTTTTCAAAGGCGATGATTACAAAGCGACCATCAACGCCTTGCACGACGCTCTTTAA